The genomic segment GCCAACAGATTTTTCAGCGCCTGGGACGAGAAATTAGTGGAATAGGCGTTGACCAAAAAGAACAAGGGCTGATCGGACAATATTTTGCCGCAGTTATGTATCAGTTCCGGCACGTCGTCCCCAAAACGGAAGATCTTTCCCTTGTGGTCCCGGCCGAACGAAGGCGGATCCATGATCACCGCGTCGTACCGGGCCTTTCGTTTTACCTCCCGTTCCACGAACTTTGAGCAATCGTCCACTATCCAGCGGAAGGATGTTTCTTCCATTCCCGAGAGGGCGGCGTTGTGCCTGGCCCACAGGGTGGCCGGCTTGGAGGAATCCACTTGGGTCACCCTGGCCCCGGCCGCGGCGGCGGCCACAGTAGCCGCCCCGGTATAACCGAATAAATTCAGGACATTGGGCCGGTATCCGCATTCTCTGATCAGCTTTCCGCACCAGTCCCAGTTGACCGCCTGCTCGGGAAAGATGCCGGTGTGTTTGTAAGGCGAAAGCTTCAGTTCGAACTTTAAATTCCCGTAGCTGAAGATCCACGGTTTATCCGCCCAGTTATTTAATTCCCAATTACCATTAACGAATCGTGCATCCGCTTTGCGCCATGCCGAGTCATCCAGCTTCTGCTCCCAGACGGCATTGGGTTCTGGCCGCGAGATGAGCCGCCCGGAAAAGCGCTCCAGCTTTTGCCCCCGGCCGCTGTCCAGCAGCTGATGATCTTTAAGATTTGCAGGATGGAAGATATTCATGAAATGATGATACTATAAAAAGGGCGGGGCAGTCAACAAATATTCTACAAGCTATAAGCTGTACGCTGACCCCTATGTTTAGAAGTTGCGTTGTTTTTGTTGACAAGATATATATTTATGATATAATTCTCATACAAACGGCCCGTTAACCATTTCATATTTTTCAATTTACCAAGATGTGCGGAGTCTGCGGAATATTCAACCATGAAAAGGCCTCCGAGGTGCTTTACCTGGGGCTTTTTGCCCTGCAGCACCGGGGGCAGGATAACGCCGGGATGGCGGTGTGGGACGGCCAGCAGTCCATGATCGTCAAGGACAAGGGGCTGGTGTTCGACATCTTCAAGCCCGGGGTGCTGGCGGAGCTCAAGGGAAGGATGGGCATCGGCCATACCCGGTATCCCACCGCCGGGGACAGCTCCATCGCCAACGCCCAGCCCCATTATGCCGAAACCAGGGAAGGCCGGATGGTGATAGTATCCAACGGCGACATCACCAACATGCTGGAGCAGACCCGCTACCTTAAGTCCCAGGGATTCACCCCCTACGGATCCAACGACGCCGAGGTGATCGTGGCCAGCATCGCCTGCTACTATGAGCAGGAGCGCGACATGGCCAAGGCCGTCAAAAGGATGATGGAGACGGTGCTGGGCAGTTATTCGGCCATTTTGATGTTCAAAGGCACCATGTACGTCTTCCGCGACCCGCTGGGCATACGTCCTTTGGCCATGGGGCACAAGGGGGCGACCAGGATATTCGCCTCCGAAAGCTGCGCCATCGACACCATCGGAGGCATTTTTGAGCGCGAGGTGGCACCGGGCGAACTGCTGACAGTCACTGACCAGGGGCTGGAAAGCCGGATATTGGTGGACAAAAAACCATATAAACACTGCGTTTTTGAGCATATTTACTTCTCCCGGCCCGACAGCGTGATCTTCGGCGAAAGCGTGGCCAAAAAGAGGTTCATGATGGGCCAGCGCCTGGCCAGCGAGCAGTACACCGGGGCCGATTTCGTGATGCCGGTGCCCGATTCATCAAACAACGCCGCCCTGGGCTTTGCCGAGGAGAACGGCATACCATACAAGCTGGCCCTTATCCGAAGCCACTACATCGGGCGCACTTTCATAGGCTCCACTCAGGAAATCCGGGATTTTGCCGTCAGGCTGAAGTTCAACCCGGTCAAAAGCATCGTGGCCGGCAAGAAGGCAGCGGTAGTGGACGATTCCATAGTCAGGGGGACCACCTCCAAGAAGATTATGGGGATGATCCGGGAGGCCGGGGCCGGCCAGGTACATCTGAGGATCGCTTCTCCGCCCATCAAACATCCCTGTTTTTATGGGGTGGATACACCCCGGATCAGCGAACTGATAGCCTCTACCAAGTCGGTGGAGGAGATCCGGGAGTTTGTGGGGGTGGAGAGCCTTAATTACCTGACATTGGCCGGGCTTAAATCCTGTCTAGAAAGGCCCCAGGACTTCTGTTTCGCCTGCCTGGACGGGAAATACCCTATAGAGCCGCCGTCAACCAAGTAACCTGGAACGCAGACTTCGGCGTGAGCTCAGTCGAACGCTACCCGCCGATTGATTTCGATTGACGCTGATATTTAAAAGAATGATCTGCGTTTATCCGCGTCCAATAATGGTATTACTGCTATTTACCAATGATAGGATAACCATTTTGCCGCAATTTATGCATAAAACGGGCCAAGTATTTCATTTTTCACCATCCGTGCCAGATAAAAATAAAATATTGCAAAATAATTTTTTAAAACTATTGACTTTAAAATAAAAATGTGGTTATATAATAAAAAGAAGGAGAAAGGTCCAAATGTCAAAATTTAAAAGTCTTATAATCCTGGTTCTATCGGTCGCTTTTGTACCGGCCCTGCTGTGGGCGGGCGGACAGAGCTATAATTACTACGAGAACGGGCTGGAATACATGAAGAAAGCCCAGTGGGACCGGGCCATTGACGAGTTCAAGAGCGCTGTTTCCCTGGAATTCACCGACCGGCCCAATTTTAAGACATACGGAATGCATTTCATAGACTATTTCCCCCACCGGGAGATGGCCATCTGCTACTACAATCTGGGCGATCTGGACAAGGCCAAAAAGGAAATGGAGCTGTCCATGGCTTTCAAATCCACCGGCCGCTCCAAGGATTACTGGGCCAGGATCAGCAAGGGCGAAGCCCCGCCAACCACAGTGGTTTCCCGGGCCGAAGATGAGAACCTGGCCAGGGAAAGGGCCCGGTTGGATGCCGAGAAAAAACGCATAGCCGAAGAGCAGGCAGCCCTGGATGCCCGCAAACGGGATATGAGCGCCGAAGCCGCCCGCAAAGCGGCTCAGGAGGAACTGAAGCTGGCTGCCCAGCGCGACAGTATAGAACGGGCAGAACGTCAGCACCAGGCAGTGGCCCTGGACAAGGGCAAACTGCCGGTGGGCGCCTTAACTTATGATCCTTCCAGGGTCACCCAGGTCGGCTCCCGGCTGTCCATAGCTGTTCTGCCGTTCGACAACCGGAGCGGCAATGCCGAGGTCACCAACACCGTCCAGGACAAGATGATCACCTCGCTTTACAGCCTTAAACGGTTCAAGATCATCGAGCGTTCCCAGATCGACAAGGTCTTAAGCGAGCAGAAGCTGGGCATGACCGGGGCCCTGGATCCGGCCAAGGCCGTCAAAGTGGGCAAGATCATAGGGGTGGACGCAATCCTGATGGGCTCCATTTCCTCCACCGCCACAGGGATCGGCATGGACGCCCGGCTGATTGACACCGAAAGCAGCGGCGTGATCACCGCCAAGGACGCTTACAGCGGCCAGAACACCCTCCAGGACATCAAGACCATGGCCACCGACATCTCCATCCAGATATACAACGACATTCCGCTGGTGGAAGGCTATGTCATCAAGTCCAATCCCACCGGCGAGGTGTTTTTGGATATCGGCACCGCCAAGGGCATGCGCAAGGGAATGAAGGTGGTGGTTTACAAGGAAGGCGAGGAGATCAAGCATCCGGTTACCGGCGAGATCCTGGGCAAGCAGGTGACCAAAGTGGCCGAGCTGCTTTTGAACGAGGTTCAGGAAAAAATGTCCGAGGCTCAGATACTGGAAAAGGAAGCCGGGCAGACCCTGACCGTCGGCCAGAAGGTGGTGGCCAAGTAATCGGGCTTAAAAATCACGATTTTGAAATCGTATTAACTGGCATAAAAAGAAAAACACAAACCTAATTTCAAAAGGAGAAAAACATGCGTAAAATTGGTCTGGTATTGGCCATTTTGGCTTTGGTTGCATTGCCGGCGATGGCCCAGGATATGAACATCATGGGTGCCGGCGCCAGGGCACACGGTATGGGCGGGGCCTTTATCGCTATCGCAGATGACGCCACCGCGATTTCCTGGAACCCGGCCGGCATAGCCAACCTGGACAGGCCTGAGGCCTCAGCGGTCGGCTTGTTCAATATGAAAACCTTTAAGAATGAGTGGTCATACAACGATCCTACCATACCATATGACACAGCAGGAACCGCGGAGAACAGCGTCAGCCACATTGCCCCTAACTTTTTCAGTCTGGCGGTGCCATTCAAGGCTGCTGACCGTAATCTGGTTATAGCAGTTGCTTACAACCGGATGATCGATTTTGGCGAAGCTAAGTCAGAGGATACACTGATTGGCGGGATTAAATACGAATCGAGCTACAAACAAACCGGTGGAATTGATGCCATATCTCCGGCCATCGCTTTCCAACTAACACCAAAGGTTTCATTGGGCTTAACAGCTAATATTATTGTCAACGGTTCAACTTATACTGAAGAAGAGAGCGGTACAGACGGTTATAATTATGAATATGAAGAAACCATGGATTTTTCTGGTTTCAACATGCATATGGGAATGCTGGCCCAGGTTAATAAGCAACTAAGCTTAGGCTTAGCCTACCGGATGCCTTTTGAGTTGACCCGCGAAAGTTCATGGGAGTGGTCAGAAACAATTCCGGGAATCGGGACCACCACCGGCGATGGCGAGGATTTGTATGAACAAACATGGACCATGCCCTGGATGTTGGGTGTCGGTTTGGCCTTCAGGCCTTCCGAAAATATGACCTTGGCTTTTGATTACGAACGCAGAAACTTTAGCAGTACAGAGTATACCTATGGCCCATCTCCTTCTGTTGAAATGGGCTGGAATAATGTCAATCAGTTCCGGGTTGGCATGGAATACTTGTTTGTGGGTCCGAATGCTGTTTTCCCAATTCGACTGGGCTTCAGGACAAACCCCCAGGTTGAATACGCTATTCAGCGTTTTACCGATGCCAGTTGGATTGACACTGACGATTCCACCGGGATGAACGGCATGGTCTTTACCGGCGGTTTTGGCATGAAATTCGGCAATATCTGGCTGGATCTGGCCGCGGAATACGGAATCACCACGGTTTATAGTTATGAGCATACCTATTGGGATAACACAATATACAAGGATGAAACCAAGGAAAATTCCCTGAATTTGCTGGCTTCTTGCATCGTTCATTTCTAACCGCAAATAAAATAACGAAATTCAACATTAACCCGGCAGGAGGTGGTGACGTTAAACCGCGGTAGACACTGAATATTTTGCTTTAGCAATTTTTGGTAAATCAAATATAAGGAGCATAATTTAAATGTTTAAGAAAACTTTGGCCTTGCTGGCCATACTCGGCTTTGCCTCTCTGGCTTTGGCCCAGGTGGAACAGAACATCCAGGGCGCCGGCATGATTGACTGGACCGACCAGTCGGTTAAATCCACTGGCATCGGAGCCTTGAACCCCAAGCTTCCGCCTTCGGCCCAGCGCAAGAACGCCCTGCGGGCCGCCCAGCTTGACGCCATGCGCAACATGATCGAGACCCTCAACGGCGTGCTGCTGACCTCCGAGACCACGGTGGAGAACGCCATGATGAGCTCCGATATCATCAAGACCCGGGTGGACGGCATTGTCAAGAACTTCCGCTTTACCTCCAAGCCCCGTTACATGTCGGATGGTTCGGTGGAAGTGGACATGGAAATGCTGCTGACCGGCAAGGTGGGCGACGTGCTTTATCCAGAACAGATGGGCGGCAAGACCCCCACCTACCAGAATCTGCCTTCCAGCTTTAACGCCCAGGAGCCCCAGACTTACACCGGCCTGATCATCGACGCCAGCGCCACCGATGCCATGCCGGCCATGGTGCCCAACGTCCTTGATGAATCGGGCGAGGGAATCTACGGGGAAGATTTCGTTCCCCGTGAAGCTGCGGTCAAGAACGGCGTGGTGATCTACGCCAAGACCATGGAAGAAGCCAGGGCCAATGCCGCCCGGGTTGGCAGCAATCCGCTGGTGATCAAGGCCGTCAAATCCTCGGGACTCAACAAGGCCGATCTGATCATTGCCGACAACGATGTGGAGAACGTGGCCGTGATAGCCGACAACACAGACATCTATGATAACTGCCGGGTGATCATAGTCCTGAAACAGTAACTGGCCGGTCACGGGAACAAACATAAAAGGGAGAGCGAGCCTTTTAAAAGGAAAATTTTTAAAACGCCGTTCTCCCTTTTGACTGCCGGCTTGACGGCCCAAGTTGATCAAACCGGATTTTGATCCTAACACTATAAAAAGGAATATCCAGGCAAAATGAAAAAAATATTATACTCAATTCTATCTCTTCTGATGTTCTTCGGTATGGCGTTTGCCCAGGAAGCAATGCAAACAATTACCACCGATGGCACTGCCTCGGTCCTGAATGGCGATAAGGCCCAGGCCCGGGACGTGGCCACCCAGGATGCCCTGCGCAATGCGGTGGAGCAGGTGACCGGGGCTGTTATCAGTTCCAGTACCATAGTGGAGAACGCAATGGTGGTGGAGGACAACATCTATTCCAAGGCCAAGGGCTACGTCAAGAACTACTCCATTGTCAGCGAGGGCGAGGCCGACGGGGGCTTAAGCTACAACGTCACGGTCAAGGCACTGGTGCGGTCCGGCGCCATCAAGGAAGATATGGCCGACATCATTCGCGGCGCCGGCAACCCCAAGCTGATGGTGCTGATCACCGAAAGCAACGTGGGGAGCTCGGCCATCGGAGGGATCGACGCCCAGCTGGGCACGGCCGAGAACACCATCATCGAAGCCATGCGCAACAAGGGGTTTGACTTTGTGGATCCCGAGACCGCCGAGAAGAGCATCCGGCGGGACAAGGCCCTGGCGGCCCTGGACGGGGACGCCCAGGCGGCGGCCTTCATCGGGGAACGGGCCGGAGCCGAGGTGATCATCACCGGCAAATCCTTCGCCAAGGAAGCCACGGCGGCCAACGACATGCTGGGAGGGATGAAGTCCATCCAGGCCACGGTCTCGGTCAAGGCCTTCAACACCGATGACGGACGGATCCTGGTGTCCAAGGTGGAGACCGGGCGGGCGGTCCATATCGAGGAGATCACCGGCGGCACCAAAGCCATAGAGCAGGCCTCCGCCAAACTGGCCGATTACCTGGCCGAGGAGATCGTCAAAAAATTCGCCCGGGGCGGGAACACCGTCACCCTCAACGTCACCGGAGCCTCCAATTACGATCTGTACCAGGAGCTGATCAACATTCTAAAATACGAGGTCCGGGGGGTCAAGGCGGTCAACGACCGGGAGATCACCGGCAACACCGGGCTGGTGGAGGTGGAGACCAAATTCAACAGCAGCCAGCTGGCCCAGGAACTGCTTTACAAGAATTTTACAAAGTTCTCGGTCAAGATATTAAGCCGGACCGCCAACCGCATCAATCTACGGCTGACGGCCAAGAAGACAAGACAAGCAACCTCACAATAAGGGAGAATAAAGATGTCCGGAATCAATAAGAACAACGCCGGTCTGCTATGGCTGCTGGCCGCGGTTCTGCTGGTCAGCCTGACGGTTACCACGGTGCAGCTTACCGCCAAAGCCACCCCAGTAGCCAAGGTTTCCTTCGTGGTTGGCGATGTCAAGACCCAGAAACCGGAAAAGAACGACTGGAAAAAGGTGACCTTTGACCAGCCGCTGGCGGCCGGGGAAAAGGTAAAAAGCACCGAGGATGCCCGGGCCGAGATAGCCTTCTCGGACGGCAGCATCATCCGGGTGGATGCCAACACTCAGCTGGCCATAGAAGAACTGAGCAAAAGCCCCAAGAAGGGTCTGTCGGCCTCGGGCAAGGTCTGGAGCGGCAAGGTCTGGGCCAACGTCAACAAGGTCAGCAAGAAGAGCAAATTCGAGCTGGAGTCCCCCACCGCGGTGGCCGCGGTCCGGGGCACTGTCTACCGGATGACGGTTATGCCGGACAGCAGCACCAAGGTGGCTGTTTACCAGGGCGAGGTAAAGGTGGAGGTCAATCCAGACTTCTTTGCCAACCAGAAGAAGAAACAAGGAGGCCGGGAGGGCGAGATCGAGGGCCCGCAGGAGATAGCCGGGCCGCGTGAGGTAAAGCTGGAGCAGTGGATCCAGATCGTCAAGGCCCAGATGGAGATCACCATCAACGCCGACGGCACCTATGGCATAGTCAACTTCAATCCCATCATCGACAGTCAGGATGAGTGGGTGAAGTGGAACCAGGAACGGGACATGAAACTGGGCCGCAAACAGTAAACTTAGCCACAAAGACACGGAGACACAGAGCTTTTCAATCCTTTGCGTTCTTTGCGTCTTAGCGGTTAAATAATATCGGAGAGCTTAATGAAGAAATTTCTGGCATTGGCTGCAGTCATTGTTCTGGCTGTGGTTTCCTGCGGTCCGGTAATCGTGTTAATCCGCCGGACGGAAAAACCCCGGCTGGAGATCCCGGCCATCAAGCGGGTGGCGGTGGTCGATTTTGTCGACCCCTACAACCGCAACCTGGGTCCGGGAGTGGGCAATGTGCTGGTCTCCAAGCTGGCCGAACAGGGATATTACGAGATGATGGAGCGGGAGAAGATCAATTCGGTGATGTCCGAGCACAAGTTCAACCTGACCGGGGCGGTGGACCCCAATACGGTTAAGCTATTGGGCGGTCTGCTGGGGGTAGACGCTATCATCACCGGCGAGATACTGGCCTACAAGGTGGAAACCTCCAAACGGACAGAGAAGGTGGAGCGCAAGGAGGGCACCGGCCGCTACGAGGAGGTGGAGAAGACCAACCCCTTTAACAAGAAGAAATACAAGGTCAAGGAAGAGATAATGAAGACGGTGCTGGTGGACGAGGAACGGACCACCAAAAGCGGCACGGTATCCATCAACTACCGCCTGATAGACATCGTTTCCGGCAAGGTGGTGGCCAGCAAGTCCCAGTCGGCCAGCTACAACAAATGGTTCAAGGACAATGTTCCCGGCGATGACCAGATCTTAAGCGGCCTGCTGAACGAGGTCACCGATGCTTTTGTGGGCGACATCTCTCCCCACTATGTCAACGTTGCCAAAAGGCTGATGAAGAGCAAGGCCGATCCCAACGACATCGGCAGCAAGTATGCCAAGGCCGGTGAATGGCAGAGGGCGGCGGAGATATGGGAGCGCTCGGCCTCATCCCTGCCCGGTGATCCCGGCCTGTGGCACAATATCGGAGTAGCCTACGAAGCATTGGGCAGTTATGACAAGGCCCTGGAATCATACAAGAAAGCCTCTGACCTGGATCCGGCCAATGAGACCTATATTCAGGACCAGGCCGGAGTGCGGAATGCATACCGAAGAGGGCTGGTGCAATAAAAGGGGCAGTTCAATCACGATTTTCCGGCAAAAGGGAGCGTTTTACGCTCCCTTTTGCGTTAGATTTGACTTGACTTCCATAATTATTTATGGTAACATAACCCCCTTGCTTAAATACAGTTAGGCACATTAATTAAAATATCTCTTAAAGTAAAAATACTATCTATGCTGTTCCTGCTTAAGAAATTAGTAAGCTACACGCTTAACCCGATGACCATTATCCTGATGCTTTTTGCCGCAGGGTTGTTATTGTCATGGCAGAAAAAATACAAAAAAGCAGGTCAATGGCTGATTGTTTTGGGTATCGTGGCCTATGTTTTTGCCGGTTTTGGGTTGATTGGAAACAGACTGCTCAAGCGGCTGGAGAATAAATACCCGCCATTGCTTGATGCCTCCAGGGCTGTGGGGGCCAAGTGGGTGGTGGTGCTGGGGGCGGGAATGACCAGTGATTCCAAAGTTCCCTTAACCTCGCAGTTAAGCGAAGGATCGGCCATTCGCACTATCGAAGGCATCAGATTATGGCGTCAGCTGAAAAACTCCAAACTCCTCTTTTCCGGCGGAGCGGTGTTCAACATCCAGTCCGAGGCCTATGGCATGGCCGGGCTGGCCAGACAATTTGGTATTCCTGATACTGCGGTCAGTCTGGAGGATAAATCGTTGGATACAGACGATCAGGCCCGATTGATAAAAGTAATGGTTAAAGGGGATACCGTGGTGCTGGTGACCTCGGCTGCTCATATGCACCGCTCTGTTTCCTTGTTCAAAAAACAGGGAGTGGCGGTGATCCCGGCCCCCACTCATTATTTGATCAAAGAGGAGCCAAAGTTCAAACCCAATCGGTTGTTTCCCAATTCCGGAAACATCATAGCGGCCGAAACCCTGTTCCACGAATACCTGGGACTGGCCTGGTCCAAACTCAGAGGAAGGATATGATATTGCAATTCGTCGATGTTTTCATCCATCTGGACAAATACCTGACCACCATCATTCAGAACTACGGGACCTGGACCTATCTGATACTTTTTGCCATCATCTTCTGCGAGACCGGGCTGGTGGTGCTGCCTTTCCTGCCGGGTGATTCCCTGATCTTCGCCGCCGGGGCCCTGGCCGCTCTGGGGGCGCTGGACATCAAATGGCTGATCATACTGATGTGCCTGGCGGCGGTGGCCGGCGACACGGTCAACTACTGGATCGGCTGGTGGGTTGGGCCCAAGATCTTTCAGAAGGAGAACGTGAGACTGCTTAATAAAAAACACCTGATGGAGGCCCATGCCTTTTACGAGAAGTACGGCGGGATCACCATCATCCTGGCCCGTTTCATGCCCTTCGTCCGCACCTTTGCCCCGTTCGTGGCCGGCATCGGCACCATGTCCTACTGGCGCTTCATGTCCTACAACGTGGTCGGGGGGATCCTTTGGATCAACATCTTCGGCTGGATGGGGTACTATTTCGGCAACCTGCCATACATCAAAAAGAACTTCAGCCTGGTGATCCTGGCCATAGTGGTGATCTCGGTGATGCCGGCGGTGATCGAGTACTTTAAACGCAGGCAAAGAACAAATAACAGTAAATAAAACCAAAGATACCATGTCTGAATCCAACAAAGAAAAGTGGATGGCCTGGATCTCTCTGACCACCACCATACTGGCGGTTTGCGCGGCCATCAGCTCGCTTCGGGCCAGCAGCTATTCCACCAAAGTGCAGCTGACCAACACCAAGGAAGCCAGCAGCTGGGCCTATTTTCAGTCAAAAAGCATCAAACAGCATACCTGCGAAACCATGCACGATGTGATGCAGGCCAATCTGCTGGCCGCCACCAGCGCCAAAAGCAGGGAATACCTTGAGAATAAGCTGAAAATATACCAGGCTGACATTGTCCGGTACGATCAGGAGAAGAACCAGATAAAGACCGAGGCTGAGCAATTTGCCAAACAGCAGGATATTTTCAAAAAGCACGGGGCATCCTTCGGCCTGGCGGTGATACTGCTGCAGATAGCCATCATGCTGTCCTCCATGGGCGCATTGCTTAAACGGCAGCTGCTTTGGTTTCTGGGGCTTGGATTTGGCCTGTGGGGCATATTCAATATGCTTAACGGTTTCTTTCTTTTCATCTGACATCGGATTGCTGGCTCAGGCACATTGCAAACCAAACATAAAATACGGATATCATTATGAACCCGGTTCAAATATCGCATCTGGTAAAATACGAGGACCTGAACCACCACGGCACTTTGTTCGCCGGAAGAATGTCCGAGTGGATGGTGGAGGCCTGCTTCATCTGCGCGGCCCGGGCGGTGAAGAGGCCGGAGGACGTGGTCTGCGTCCAGGTCCACGGGATGAGCTTCATCAAGCCGGCCAGGCGGGGCGACATCATCCGGGTGGAATCCCAACTGGCCTACCTGGGGCAGAAGAGCATCACGGTCTACGGCCGGGTCTTCGCTAATCAGGATGCCGAACCGTACGTCACCAGCTTCGCCACCTTCGTCACCATCGACCAGCAGGGCAAGCCCTACGCCCACGGCCTGACCCTGACCCCGGAATACATCCAGCAGAACCAGGCCATACACCAAAAGGCCAGGGAACTGAGAAAATAGGGACCAAGCCGGGGGTATTATTATCAGGAAACCATGAAAGCAGGAATCGTATTTCAGTTTCCCATTCTTCCAAATCACCGTCTAATAGGTTATTTTATAAATCTGCGTTAATCAGCGTCCTATAAAATATAGGATTTGCATACCGCTTAAAAGCCGACTGGAAATAAATGAATTATCCCATCGTAGCCATCATCGGACGCCCCAACGTGGGCAAGTCCACCCTGTTCAACCGGATCCTCAAATCCAAGGCCGCCA from the candidate division TA06 bacterium genome contains:
- a CDS encoding acyl-CoA thioesterase, giving the protein MNPVQISHLVKYEDLNHHGTLFAGRMSEWMVEACFICAARAVKRPEDVVCVQVHGMSFIKPARRGDIIRVESQLAYLGQKSITVYGRVFANQDAEPYVTSFATFVTIDQQGKPYAHGLTLTPEYIQQNQAIHQKARELRK